In the Lutra lutra chromosome 12, mLutLut1.2, whole genome shotgun sequence genome, ctccaaataaggtcacagtctGAGGGACTAGCGGGTCAGGACTCCAACATATGTGTTGGGGGGGCGGGCGGGACACATTTTCTACGCACAGCAGAAGGGATGGACCCAGCATGACATAGGCCCTCCGCCAGCCCTGGTCCAGCCAGCCTCAGACACTGCCTGAGCTCCGTGGGCTCCCTCCATAGGCCATGTGCGCTGGCTCCTAAGTCTCTGAGATATGACTCATTCACACCCAGCTCTCCCCTTGGTGGCCTTTGCCTGCCCACACTGGCCACGCACGTGGTCTGCTCCTAGAAGGATCTTTGACCACCGCAAATGCTGCTGCCCTTGGGGGCGCTCCTGACCCCTTGCTGGTTTCAGTAGAGCCCTCGTCTGTGTCTGCAAACCACAGCATAGATCCCAAGTCAGGGAGACGAGACAGCCAGAGCCTGGCCAGGGCCCGGCCCCCCAGGTGCCATCATCCCCACACATCCGGGAAAGGGGCTCTCTGAGCCACAAACTCTGTGCTGGGATCTGTGTGCCCCAAGTATGTACCCAGCCCTGAGTAACCCACACACACCTTGGGAGGGACACAGCAGGAGGAAGAAGCATGGGACAAGAGGTGGCATGGCCCAGGTCCTTCCCAGAGTTGCTGCTGCTCCTCTGGGCCCCACGCCCCACAGCCAGGTTCCACCGGCCCCAAGTCCTctttccccagcacccagccctgtGCTCTCCACTCCCCACTCTCAGGACCAGCTGAGGTCCGACATCTCTTGCCGGTCTCCTCCTTTCTGATTGAAGAGCAGGGCAGCCTGCCTTAAAGCCACGATCGAAATACAAGTTGAATATGGCGCCCCTTCCCCCTCAGGGTGCTGTGGGGTGCCCGGCCTGGTGAGAGCAATTTGCATCCCCGTCccctccctacacacacacacacactccggTGGCTCCCCAGACTCTCCCATCCCGTGCTGTGGGGCCTTCCTGGCTTCACTGCTCTGCTCCTGGAGCCAAAATGCCACCTTTTCTGAGAAGCTCTTCCTGGCCTTCTTTTCCGTTTGCTGCTCCCACCACCACCGCGGTCCTAGCCCGTATCCCCTGCGGAGATTCATCTGTCCGTGCCTCCTCAGCTCATCACCTGATTTATCTATGTAGAGGCAGAGGAGGACGCAGGCCCCGAGGTCAGGAGAGCCCAAGGTCAGAGTGGCCCAAAGCAGCAGCCCCCATCCCATGTCCGGCCCTACGGCATATGAGGCCCAAAGGCCTGGGAGGCTTTGGGGGAGGCAGGGACACAGGGAGGGGACcgagcagggaggggtgggtggaggaggggcagaagaggccACTGGCAGGCTCTCCCCACAGATTTCATCGACATCGTCAAGGACCCCGTCCCCCCCAACGAGTATAAGACGGAAGAGGACCCCAAGCTGTTCCACTCGATCAAGACGCAGCGGGGGCCCCTCTCAGACAACTGGATCGAGGAGTACAAGCAACAGGTGTTCCCCATCATGTGTGCCTACAAGCTCTGCAAGGTGGAGTTCCGCTACTGGGGCATGCAGTCCAAGATCGAGAGGTTCATCCACGACACCGGTGAGCCCACCCGTGCCCGCCGCCCTTCGCGTCTGGCCGTGACTCGACGTTCTGCTCTTACTCCCGAAAAACGACCCAGAGCCCATGTGCAGCTTCCCTTGAGGTTTACATGGCCACCTGCCGAGTGCCTGGAGGTGACAGGCAGTGTACGTCAGTTGTCCCCTTAAGAAGCCCCAAGGACCACCCCCAGACGTTCTGGACAGGCTTGTGTTTGTGGCATCTAGTGCCAACCCCCTGGGCAGGGGAGACCAGCTCCCTGCTGCTGACCCGCCTCCCCCATGGGCTGGATGTCACAGGGGGACACCCACGTGCCCTCACACCATGGAGCCTGGCCTGGAGCAGGTAACCAGGGAACAGGTGGTCCACTGGGTTCAACCTGGGCCTCCTCTCTCCCCGGTACCCTCAGCTCCCTACTTGCCCGCTGCCCCCCAGTCATGGCATGAGGTCAGTTCCAAGGGCCCGGCCCCGCCTAAGCCTCGTGAACTAGAAGTGGCATCTGGACAGATACCTTTTGACTCCCAGAACCAGGGTTTTGGTTTTGATGTGAGGAGAGCCACACCCCTGAGACTATGTGTCCTGTGTGTCCTGTCAGCTCACAATGACTGATGACGATAGTCCCATAACCCCtgctggcagaggaggaagcagagaagcaAAGACCCCCACTCCtgcagcagggggcaggggcatgTCAGCAGACCGTCTCTTCGGTGTGGGACCCAAGGGTGCCATGCCTGAGGCCATGGCCCAGGACTTGGGGGTCAGAGACAGTCCGGGCTGAAAGAGGGCACCCTCCAGGGAACAGAGGGTGGAGGGATTTAGGAAGGACTGTGGGGGAGGCAGAGTGGCCTGAGCCAGGAGGAAGGGTCACAGAGAGCCTTGGAAAGCCGCTCCATTTTCTCTAGGAAAGTGGAAAATACATGCCCCAAGACCTGGTGACTTCCCTCCCAGGTTTGCCCCCAAGAGAAACTCTTGTACATGTTCcagaatgttcagagcagcagaTCCGTAAAAGCTAAGTGGACAGACAGTGAAAGTGAGCCAAAGGCCCAAggacaaaagaaggaagaagcaaaatggTGTTGCAAACAAGTAAATACCAGACAGCAGCAAACCCACCCAAAGAGAACCCCACAGGTGTCAGGAAAAGACATGGCCGCATGACATGTCCACGTAAACATCAGCAACACGCACATCAGCCCGAAGTGTCATGTGGAAAATCACATGTGTGGGCTGTAGCAGGAGAGGAAAGTCACTGACACACAGAAGTGAGGCTGGGTGGGGCGGGAAGAGAGGGCATCCAGGAGGGCCGTCCCAGCGCTCCCTGCTGCTGGTCGAGACTGTTCCCTCCCGGTTCAGCGTGGGTAGGGATGatgctctttttcttcttaatgtttTCCTAGCGAGCTTTATTGAGGCCTAATTTTGAATTACCATACAGTTCACCCCTTGCAAGAGGACAGTTCTATAAGTGGCAGTGTATTCAGAGTCGTGCACACGGTTCTAGAACATTCCGTCCCCCCAGTCTTTTGTTCATGTTCACAGTcacccccacgcccacccccagccccaggcaaccccCCTCTGCCTTCTGTCCCTAAAGTTCTTTTATTATCCTTTATACCTTGAAAGTagtctcattttcattatttggCTTGCCTGGCATAGTCTTCTGCGTCttactttgtcttattttgtatcttattttatatgtatatatgctctATTTGTGAGAAAAGACCAACCCACTTTGCACTGGAACTTGATTTCCATGTGAAAATTCAATAGCAAAAGTGTACTAGACACTGACAGGAGACAGTGAGGGAGTCCTCCCTCCAGTGCCCCCTGGGGCAGgaatccccccaaaattcatcttGGCTTTTGAGCAGCCACATTCCCTCACGAGGCCCCTTTGCTCCAATTGTAGAACCTCATGAGGCCATCTGTGAGCCAGACCCCTcatttgcagatggggaaactgaggcacggggggGGACAGTGATTTGCCCACAATCCCACAGTGGGTATAACCTCGGGGTGCCTCCCAGCCCCACGCCCAGCCCTGGGACCTAATGCTGCCCCTCTCTCctatccctcctgtctccctacCCCTCGCCCCCCATCCGCCGCCTGGGGGCAGGCCTGAGGAAGGTGATGGTGAGGGCCCACAGGCAGGCCTGGTGCTGGCAGGATGAGTGGTACGGGCTGAACATGGAGAACATccgggagctggagaaggaggcgCAGCTCATGCTGTCCCGCAAGATGGCCCAGTTCAGCGAAGATGGCGAGGAGGCTGCAGAGCTGGCCGAGGATGAGGCCGGCCAGGCCCAGCTGCCCGGGGACGCCCCCCAGCCCAGCAGTGGCAGCGGTGGGGAGCCCCTGGCGGGCCGGGGCCTCAAGAAACAGTGGTCCACGTCCTCCAAGTCCTCGCGGTCCTCCAAGCGGGGAGGTGAGCACCGGGGCATGTAGCACATAGCGCCGCCTTTCtccaggttggggaggggggtgtctctGCCTTCCCCGAGTGTACCCCAGGGACAGCCCTCACCCCTGTCCGCGGCAGCCGGTTGCTGCCACTGCTGGATAATTCTGACTCCGGACAGGGACTCTTGCTTCCCAACCTGTGGGCCACACCGGTGGGGAGTCAGAACCATTCCCTACCCTCAGCCCCGCAGCTCAGAGTGCACCCAGGCTGCCTGCCCCCGCAGCAGGTGCCCCCAGACGCCCCTACAAGGGCTGTGAGGACTGCAGCGCTGAGTAGCCGGTGTCCTCAGCAGGAGGGGGAGTCTGGGTGGGTTCCCCCAGCATGCGCAGGAGGGGTCTCTGCTCCTGGGACAGGAGCCAGACTGGAGAAGCCAAAAGAACCTTTAGAGCCTGAGAAAGACCTTTCCCGGGAGAACTTCAGCCAAAGTGCGGTGACGGTTTGGAAAAAACAGGGTATCCTGTTTATAGCCAGGAGTCTCCGTTCAAACCCAGCGTCCCCACGCCGGGCTGGCCTGTGTGTGTGCCGAGGGGCTCTGTGGATGTCCATACCATACCTTTTGTGTCACTCACCTCCTGGGAGTGCCCCACAGCCCTACCGGCTCTGCTGCAGGAGGATTTCAGGGGCTCCCCCGCCCCGGGCCGACTGCTGTCGAGAGCGCAGGAGTGGACCCTGGCCTGTGTGCCTGCAGGTCCCAGCCTTAACCCCAGTACCCTCCCAGTTCCTGGTCCTCCCTGGGACACAACTGCTTTGTGCCAGGCGGGCTGGGAGGGACCTTCTTGAAAGTTCCAGGAGCTTccgcccctcccttctcccttctcccttctcccctgagCCCTCCTGGCCCTGCTCTGGCACCGTCTCCtctgtcccccccgccccgcccccccacccccactcagctGGCTGGTGGGTCAGCCTGCGGTTTTGCCTTCCAGCCAGCCCCTCTCGCCACAGCATCTCCGAGTGGAGAATGCAGAGTATTGCCCGGGACTCCGACGAGAGCTCAGACGATGAGTATTTCGACGCTCATGGTAGGTGGCTCTTCCCCAGGGGATAGGAGGGAGTAGCTGAGAGggtctgggcagagggagagatgaagtcGCCAGGAGGCGGGGCCACTGCCAGGGTGTAGGATGGACCGACACGCAGATGGGGCTTTGTGCCACCTGTGAGTTTCTTTCCAGAAGAATCTTTACAGAAGCATGGCCTCTTACAATTTCCTAAATCTCTGTAACGACCTTGTTTTCTTCTTGGTTAAATGGACGTCCAGCTCCCGTAGAAACCTTAGCAAATGCAAACCAGCAGGAAATAGGCGAAATTCCCATTTTCCCCACCAATCCCCAAATAAACATGGTGACCATACAGCCTCCTGAATCACCCACCTttgctggggagatgggggtACCGTTGGCCCTCGAACAACACAGGTTTGCACACGGCGCAGGTCCACGTCCACGTGGATTTTTTTGGATAAGTACCATAccgtaaatgtattttcctttctttatgattttctgaaTGACGTTGTGTTTTCTCTAGCTTGTtttgttgtaagaatacagtatatcaTATACATGACATACAAAATCTGTGTTAATTGACTTTATGTTATCGGTTCTGCTTCTGGTCAACATAGGCTATAAATAGTTAAGTTTCTGGGGAATCAAGTTtgatgtggatttttgactgggGGTAGGGGCCAGGGGAAAGGGGCTAGCGCCCCAGCCCCTGTGTTGGTCAAGGGTCAAATTCACTAAAACCCTCACGTGCTTCCCACCTTGGCCCTTCCTCTCCACGGCAGACCGGCCCGTGGAGACAGGTTTCCAGCTTGTCGCTTACAGGCTCGGAGGGGACAgggacttatccacagacactAAGCAGGACCGAGGcaggctgcagggctgggggagggggccggtGCCCCCCGGGACCGCTGCCTCCCACCCAGCGGCACCCCAGGCTGCAGTCCtcagagaagcagaaatgagGCTGTGTGTGTAGATGTTGAAACAGGAATGTTAGCTGATGAGCGGCGGGACAAAATGCGTCCGTCCTTACGGGGAAATAGGGTTCAGCCGTAGAATGGACTGAGCCATGGACCCCTGCCAGTCCTGGCAATACGGCAGTAGAGCGCTCGGTGAAAGacgccagacacaaaagaccccACGTTGTATGATTCCCTTCTGTGGAATGTCCAGGACCGGCCCATCCATAGAGACCAGACGTGGCTCCGTGgccgccaggggctggggagggggacagggagcgACTGCTGGCAGGTACAAGGTTTCCATCTGGGGAGATGGACATGCTCCGGAACCAGGCAGAGTGGTGGTTGTACAGCACTGGGAACGAATGGAAGGCCGCCGTCAAGTGGCTGaagtggtgaattttatgttatgggAACATTATCGCAGCTTTTAGAAAAGGTCAGGCCGAAGCCCCACGGGTGTTGGTCAAGTGTTCGTCCTGCTAAGGAAGGGGGACTGGAAGCGAGCTTGGAGGCAACCACAGGCCAGAGAGCCGCGGGAACGCCCGGAGTGGCCCCACGAGGCCCCGCACCTCCCAGCCAGGCCTCCCCACGCCTCTCGGGCCCTGCCCTCCGGTGGGTACCAAggccctgctctctcctccccagaggaCCTGTCCGACTCAGAGGAGATATTCCCCAAGGACATCACCAAGTGGAACTCCAACGACCTCATGGACAAGATCGAAAGCCCTGAGCCGGAGGATTCACAGGGTACCCAAGCTGGGGGCGGTGGGGTGCTTCAGGATCTGGGGAGGGGGTTGCAGGGGCCAGGCCCCTCCTCTCCGACCCAGCTGCTATGTGGTGCTGGGCATCCGAGGGTCCCGCGTGTCAGGGTCACTGCGTCTGTCCCGTGGGCCCGGGGCTGCCCCTCGGCTCACGGCTCCCCCCACTTCCGTGTTGCAGATGGTCTCTACCGCCAGAGCGCCCCTGAATTCAGGGTGGCCTCCAGCGTGGAGCAGCTGAACATCATCGAGGTgggtgcctggggctggggcagagggccgGGGCTGTGCTGCCCACGGCCCCCcgggctgcagggggagggggctgagctCAAAGGACGGGTCCCGTGGGGTGCAAAGGCAGACCTCGGCGCCCACCACCTCACGTCCTCGTTGGCCTAGGCGCCATCACAGAGAGGCCTGGGGGCTCCTTTACTCCCCGCCCTGAGAACCAAGAAGGACTCCAGACAGCCCCCAAAGAAGGCCTTGACCCAGCTCCACCCATGGAAAGTGAAAGGAGAAACTTGCAAAttccagaccaaaaaaaagatgttcaccTTGTACCCAGCCTTTCCGCATTTGCTGAAGAAAATAAGGTGGAAGAGGGGGATGCAAAAGCCGTGTAGGCAGAAGTGAGTGGCAGCCGCCCCGCTGGGGCCTCGTGGGGCCCTCAGTGTCCAATAAAGCTATCTTGGCAGAGCGCCTGTGTCCGCTTCGGGGGTTCTTTGCACAGGGCTCaggccccttctcctcctccagctgtgGGCGGTCAGAGCTGTTTGCACTGGGGCTGGAGCCAGGGCCCAGCGGGGCTGTCCATACTGTGGTCACCTCACGGCTCTCGCCCCACGCTGCCCAAGGTGGAGACAGCACCTCCAGGAACTCGGGACCCCTGGGGAGCTCGGACCAGCTGCCAGGAAGGAGAAGTAGTGTCCACACCGCCCTCCCCGACTTGGGGTTTTCTACTCTGGGGTCCGGGGTCAACGTGGGCTTTTCTAGAAGGCAAAGTGGGAAGAGGGGAGTTGATTTCCAATGGCCGGTTAACCGCAAAATAAACATAtggagccccctccccacctagGGCGCACACAGCTCTGACGGCCCTCAGGGGGCGCAGAAGGGGCCTTGGGCTCTAGGTCTGGCTCGGGACGTGCGTGGGAACCCAGCACCGGTTCTGGGCACGGCCGTCTAGAGTCAGATCCCTTTGCTTGCAATAGCCCCCGAACCGGAGCCTCCCCTACCCAGCCTTGGAGCGGGGGTACGGCTTTATGGAGACACTGACGGGGACCCCGTGGCTCCCAGGCCCACTGCTGCATTGTACCTTCCCCAGGGTCTGTTCCTACAGGATTTGAGTTGAGTCTTGGGTGGGGTGTGCCCTGGGGTTAGGCACGTATGGAAGTAGAGCCGTGTCCCTAATTGGCTTCCGGGAGTCCCCGATCAGTCCCAGCCTCCAGTGCTGGGTCACAAGAGACAGGCACAGGCCTCTCACTGCCCACCCTTGCCCGTCCCGGGTTTCTGAAGACCGCTGGACTCCACCTCCCTAAGTGGGTGATGGTGAGGCTGCCCTGAGACATTCCTTCTTTGAGCCCCTGGCCTGGCCTGTTGATAAGTCCTCGACGCAATGTGGCAGCCCCTCCCGGCTGCTGGTccggggagctgggagccccaccctgccctgcccggGCTGTGAATTCATTCCTGCCCAGGCCGGCCAGCGGTGGTCAGCCCTCATGTGCAGACAGGAATCATTCCCAGGCTCTGCCAGGTCTGTGATCCTGCCCAGATTCCCATTGCCCACAGCTGGCCAATGACTGGTCTCATCCCAATCTTGCCTTGGCTCCAGACCCTGTACTGTCCACCAGCCTGCCTTCCTCGTTCGCTGCTCCGTGGCTCCTGGACCAGCCCCGTTCCCTTGTGTTTCCCGGCAGCCTCACCAGCCCCTGGGTCCAGACCCCGTTCTGCCCACTCCCCACCTAGGCTCCGTGTTGGCACTTGGGTCTCATTGCTGCCCCCGCCTACACGCCATCCTATGGCCCAGTTCAGGGCCATTTGTCCCCACATGGACCTTCCAGATGGTTTTTGTCCCCTCCTTGTCCCCCACACGCCTGGACATAATATGGACATGGCACATCTCCAGTGGCCTCTCCTGGGCCCTGGTCCTAGCTCCCGCAGTCACACACCAGAAGTTAAGGTGGAGAAAGGCCCCTGGGGATGCAGCCACAGCCGGGGTTGGCAGGATAACACTGAATCGGTGGCAGAAACTCTGGGTTCCGGGGCAGCTTGGCACTGATGTGCTGTGTGACATTGCACAagtctctcagtctctctgggCCACACCCACCTCAGCTGTAGATAGAATAGTTCCAACCCCGTGCAAATGTGTACAAGTCTCAGGTCTCACTGTGACCTCACG is a window encoding:
- the PITPNM2 gene encoding membrane-associated phosphatidylinositol transfer protein 2 isoform X8; its protein translation is MIIKEYRIPLPMTVEEYRIAQLYMIQKKSRNETYGEGSGVEILENRPYTDGPGGSGQYTHKVYHVGMHIPSWFRSILPKAALRVVEESWNAYPYTRTRFTCPFVEKFSIDIETFYKTDAGENPNVFSLSAVEKNQLTIDFIDIVKDPVPPNEYKTEEDPKLFHSIKTQRGPLSDNWIEEYKQQVFPIMCAYKLCKVEFRYWGMQSKIERFIHDTGLRKVMVRAHRQAWCWQDEWYGLNMENIRELEKEAQLMLSRKMAQFSEDGEEAAELAEDEAGQAQLPGDAPQPSSGSGGEPLAGRGLKKQWSTSSKSSRSSKRGASPSRHSISEWRMQSIARDSDESSDDEYFDAHEDLSDSEEIFPKDITKWNSNDLMDKIESPEPEDSQDGLYRQSAPEFRVASSVEQLNIIETKKKMFTLYPAFPHLLKKIRWKRGMQKPCRQK
- the PITPNM2 gene encoding membrane-associated phosphatidylinositol transfer protein 2 isoform X7; the encoded protein is MIIKEYRIPLPMTVEEYRIAQLYMIQKKSRNETYGEGSGVEILENRPYTDGPGGSGQYTHKVYHVGMHIPSWFRSILPKAALRVVEESWNAYPYTRTRFTCPFVEKFSIDIETFYKTDAGENPNVFSLSAVEKNQLTIDFIDIVKDPVPPNEYKTEEDPKLFHSIKTQRGPLSDNWIEEYKQQVFPIMCAYKLCKVEFRYWGMQSKIERFIHDTGLRKVMVRAHRQAWCWQDEWYGLNMENIRELEKEAQLMLSRKMAQFSEDGEEAAELAEDEAGQAQLPGDAPQPSSGSGGEPLAGRGLKKQWSTSSKSSRSSKRGASPSRHSISEWRMQSIARDSDESSDDEYFDAHEDLSDSEEIFPKDITKWNSNDLMDKIESPEPEDSQDGLYRQSAPEFRVASSVEQLNIIEAPSQRGLGAPLLPALRTKKDSRQPPKKALTQLHPWKVKGETCKFQTKKKMFTLYPAFPHLLKKIRWKRGMQKPCRQK